Proteins from a single region of Punica granatum isolate Tunisia-2019 chromosome 8, ASM765513v2, whole genome shotgun sequence:
- the LOC116187958 gene encoding glycine-rich RNA-binding protein RZ1C isoform X1 produces the protein MLDRKFRLWEKYMAEIPSIKYIHFRDFTELEFIVCLLAMPSHHYKRIVLERGTGRPRGFGFITYADRRGMEDAIREMHNRELGDRIISVNKAEPKMSDDLDHGSYRGSYSGSGRGNYGGGGGGGAERSFGQDECFKCGRLGHWARDCPSAGGGGGPRGGGGPPPPFSSHSRYGAAGDRFGERDRYLDDRYDGGRYGDRDRFDSRDVKYSGRDRYVADRYPPAGDRFAGDRYGSSDRYPQNGFGRERGYEREPGPRGGAERYGAGGPTRTDDRSYRNRPGPYDRPGRGGRPSSFERY, from the exons ATGCTAGACAGGAAATTTCGTCTGTGGGAGAAGTACATGGCTGAAATTCCTTCCatcaaatatatacatttcaGAGATTTTACTGAGTTAGAATTTATTGTTTGTCTGCTTGCCATGCCTTCTCATCATTATAAACGA ATTGTCTTGGAAAGAGGCACTGGTCGCCCTCGTGGGTTTGGGTTTATAACCTATGCTGATCGTCGTGGAATGGAAGATGCTATACGAGAGATGCACAATCGTGAACTTGGTGATCGCATAATATCTGTGAATAAGGCCGAACCCAAAATGAGTGATGACTTAGACCATGGAAGCTACAGAGGAAGCTACTCTGGTAGTGGGCGGGGGAATTACGGAGGGGGAGGAGGGGGAGGAGCGGAGAGGTCCTTCGGGCAGGATGAGTGCTTCAAGTGTGGGAGGCTGGGCCATTGGGCCCGGGATTGCCCTTCggccggtggtggtggtgggccGCGAGGAGGAGGTGGTCCACCTCCTCCTTTCTCTTCTCACTCGAGATATGGAGCAGCTGGGGATCGATTTGGGGAAAGGGATCGCTACTTAGATGATCGATATGATGGAGGTCGATATGGAGATAGGGATCGATTCGATAGCAGAGACGTGAAATATTCTGGCCGTGATCGCTATGTTGCTGACAG GTATCCGCCTGCTGGGGACCGCTTTGCAGGTGATCGATATGGTAGCTCGGATCGATACCCTCAAAATGGGTTTGGCAGAGAGAGAGGCTATGAGAGGGAACCAGGTCCTAGAGGGGGTGCTGAGAGGTACGGGGCTGGAGGGCCCACCCGTACTGATGATAGAAGCTACAGGAATCGCCCCGGACCTTACGACAGGCCTGGTCGGGGAGGCCGGCCGTCCTCATTCGAGCGCTATTAG